From the genome of Spinacia oleracea cultivar Varoflay chromosome 2, BTI_SOV_V1, whole genome shotgun sequence, one region includes:
- the LOC110803799 gene encoding 3-hydroxyisobutyryl-CoA hydrolase-like protein 5: MAQVANSNEPVVIGEEAGNVRLITLNRPRHLNVISSETVSLLAGYLENWEKDDNVELILIKGEGRAFSAGGDLRVFYEGKKSKDSCLEVVYRMYWLCHHIHTYKKTQVSLVNGIAMGGGAALMVPMKFSVVTEKTVFATPEAAIGFHTDCSFSYIHSRLPGHLGEFLALTGARLNGQELVAAGLATHYVPSEKLPELEKQLISLNKGDKDAVKSVIEEFSSEVQIGAGSVLNKKSIIDECFSKDSVEEIIQSFEAASLKEGNGWIGPVLKGLKRSSPTGLKITLRSVREGRKQTLAECLKREFRLTINILRSCISGDVYEGIRALTIDKDNSPKWDPPSLEKVQDKDLDTVFQPYEAHLELQIPETEECRWDGKYEKSVYATSKFQK; this comes from the exons ATGGCACAAGTTGCAAACTCAAATGAACCA GTTGTTATTGGAGAGGAAGCAGGGAATGTGAGATTGATCACACTAAATCGGCCTCGCCATCTCAACGTGATCTCTTCAGAAACG GTGTCTCTGTTGGCTGGATATTTGGAGAACTGGGAAAAGGATGACAATGTCGAACTTATATTGATCAAG GGAGAAGGCCGTGCATTTTCAGCTGGAGGGGATTTGCGGGTGTTCTATGAGGGAAAGAAATCAA AGGATTCTTGCCTCGAAGTGGTTTACAGAATGTATTGGCTGTGCCATCACATCCACACCTACAAGAAAACTCAG GTTTCTCTTGTTAATGGTATCGCCATGGGTGGAGGTGCGGCATTGATGGTTCCAATGAAATTTTCTGTAGTGACAGAAAAAACG GTTTTTGCTACTCCTGAAGCTGCTATTGGGTTTCACACTGACTGTAGCTTCTCATACATACATTCTCGGTTGCCTGGACACTTGG GCGAGTTCTTAGCTCTAACTGGTGCAAGGTTAAATGGCCAGGAGTTGGTCGCAGCTGGACTGGCTACCCATTATGTGCCTTCAGAG AAATTACCTGAGCTGGAGAAACAATTGATAAGCTTGAATAAGGGTGACAAAGATGCAGTCAAGTCGGTGATTGAAGAGTTCTCTTCTGAGGTTCAGATTGGCGCAGGCAGCGTTTTGAACAA GAAGTCAATAATTGATGAATgcttttcaaaggattcagtAGAAGAGATTATACAATCATTT GAAGCTGCGTCATTAAAAGAAGGAAATGGATGGATTGGCCCAGTTCTTAAAGGGTTGAAACGATCATCTCCTACTGGATTGAAAATCACATTGAGATCG GTACGTGAAGGAAGGAAACAAACTTTGGCCGAATGCCTCAAAAGAGAGTTTAGACTAACAATAAACATTCTAAGAAGCTGTATTTCAGGTGATGTGTATGAG GGCATCAGAGCTCTCACCATTGACAAGGATAACTCTCCAAAG TGGGACCCACCAAGCCTGGAGAAAGTACAAGATAAGGACTTGGACACAGTGTTCCAGCCATATGAAGCTCATCTAGAACTTCAAATTCCAGAAACCGAAGAATGCAG GTGGGATGGAAAGTATGAGAAGTCAGTTTATGCAACATCAAAGTTCCAGAAGTAA
- the LOC110803790 gene encoding uncharacterized protein has product MALNLSTAGAHKALFGCVPKKNSQISRDFSKLCPSSGTQFRLAAAQSEGSQGRVTAEDETEDSAFDDAGKFTSARSQLGLLEQLTSSAASGYESESGKVTIREQLAQLVTGRDDDFMIALGQKNLKKVSPKFLTISQKRNIRRQDYMNQVSKRNDSLFFATIGAFVILPPVVILGIAILTGNVQLFP; this is encoded by the exons ATGGCTTTGAACTTGTCAACTGCCGGTGCTCATAAGGCTTTGTTTGGTTGTGTCCCTAAAAAAAATTCCCAAATAAGCAGGGACTTTTCTAAGCTCTGCCCATCATCAGGAACACAGTTTAGGTTAGCAGCAGCTCAATCAGAAGGAAGTCAAGGAAGAGTTACAGCTGAAGATGAGACAGAGGATTCCGCTTTTGATGATGCTG GGAAATTCACTTCTGCACGGTCGCAGCTGGGTTTATTGGAGCAACTGACTTCATCTGCTGCTTCTG GTTATGAAAGTGAGTCTGGGAAAGTAACCATACGAGAGCAGCTTGCGCAACTGGTAACAGGCAGAGATGATGATTTCATGATTGCACTGGGTCAGAAGAATTTGAAGAAAGTAAGCCCAAAGTTCTTGACCATATCTCAGAAACGCAACATCAGAAGACAAGACTACATGAATCAAGTGTCCAAAAGGAATGATTCCCTTTTCTTTGCCACCATTGGGGCGTTTGTGATCCTTCCCCCTGTAGTTATACTAGGGATTGCTATTTTAACTGGCAATGTACAACTCTTTCCTTAA
- the LOC110803789 gene encoding protein FATTY ACID EXPORT 2, chloroplastic isoform X1 yields MMMARLIAASQSSLLLPQLQPHATSPRNGILSVKYAGVSVSSCYKLHLSSTAKSKTCQLPLTSSAFSQHNSHLHRGINAAPVSSASSLEIDSPTEVFNITPDTTSGGGDGGSVGDANGGGGGGGGDGGDDNGGNKGGDEASDDADGKMNKGLSMSQKLTLGYAALVGLGGLMGYLKSGSQKSLASGGLAALLLYFVYTELPKRPVFASSVGLGLSAALLVVMGSRFKKSGKVFPAGVVSLVSLIMTAGYAHGIMRTSH; encoded by the coding sequence ATGGCAAGGCTAATAGCTGCCTCTCAATCTTCATTGCTGCTGCCTCAGCTTCAACCACATGCTACCTCACCTAGAAACGGGATTTTATCTGTTAAGTATGCGGGAGTCTCTGTTTCTTCTTGTTATAAGCTCCATCTGTCTTCAACAGCCAAATCAAAGACTTGCCAACTCCCTTTGACATCTTCAGCTTTTTCTCAGCATAATTCCCACCTCCACAGGGGTATAAATGCAGCACCTGTTTCCAGTGCTTCAAGTCTGGAGATCGACTCACCAACGGAGGTGTTTAACATAACACCTGATACTACTAGTGGAGGTGGTGATGGTGGTAGTGTTGGAGATGCAAATGGAGGAGGTGGAGGTGGGGGTGGAGATGGAGGTGATGACAATGGTGGAAATAAAGGTGGTGATGAAGCATCAGATGATGCAGATGGCAAGATGAATAAGGGTCTTTCGATGTCCCAAAAACTAACCCTTGGTTATGCTGCCCTAGTTGGACTTGGAGGCCTTATGGGCTACTTGAAGAGCGGCAGCCAGAAGTCTCTAGCGTCAGGTGGACTAGCTGCTCTGTTGTTATACTTCGTTTACACCGAGCTTCCTAAACGACCTGTATTTGCTTCTTCGGTGGGGCTTGGCCTGTCTGCTGCACTCCTTGTTGTGATGGGATCACGGTTCAAGAAGTCAGGAAAGGTATTTCCTGCTGGTGTCGTCTCACTTGTTTCTCTGATAATGACTGCTGGTTATGCTCACGGGATTATGAGAACTTCGCACTGA
- the LOC110803789 gene encoding protein FATTY ACID EXPORT 2, chloroplastic isoform X2 yields the protein MARLIAASQSSLLLPQLQPHATSPRNGILSVKYAGVSVSSCYKLHLSSTAKSKTCQLPLTSSAFSQHNSHLHRGINAAPVSSASSLEIDSPTEVFNITPDTTSGGGDGGSVGDANGGGGGGGGDGGDDNGGNKGGDEASDDADGKMNKGLSMSQKLTLGYAALVGLGGLMGYLKSGSQKSLASGGLAALLLYFVYTELPKRPVFASSVGLGLSAALLVVMGSRFKKSGKVFPAGVVSLVSLIMTAGYAHGIMRTSH from the coding sequence ATGGCAAGGCTAATAGCTGCCTCTCAATCTTCATTGCTGCTGCCTCAGCTTCAACCACATGCTACCTCACCTAGAAACGGGATTTTATCTGTTAAGTATGCGGGAGTCTCTGTTTCTTCTTGTTATAAGCTCCATCTGTCTTCAACAGCCAAATCAAAGACTTGCCAACTCCCTTTGACATCTTCAGCTTTTTCTCAGCATAATTCCCACCTCCACAGGGGTATAAATGCAGCACCTGTTTCCAGTGCTTCAAGTCTGGAGATCGACTCACCAACGGAGGTGTTTAACATAACACCTGATACTACTAGTGGAGGTGGTGATGGTGGTAGTGTTGGAGATGCAAATGGAGGAGGTGGAGGTGGGGGTGGAGATGGAGGTGATGACAATGGTGGAAATAAAGGTGGTGATGAAGCATCAGATGATGCAGATGGCAAGATGAATAAGGGTCTTTCGATGTCCCAAAAACTAACCCTTGGTTATGCTGCCCTAGTTGGACTTGGAGGCCTTATGGGCTACTTGAAGAGCGGCAGCCAGAAGTCTCTAGCGTCAGGTGGACTAGCTGCTCTGTTGTTATACTTCGTTTACACCGAGCTTCCTAAACGACCTGTATTTGCTTCTTCGGTGGGGCTTGGCCTGTCTGCTGCACTCCTTGTTGTGATGGGATCACGGTTCAAGAAGTCAGGAAAGGTATTTCCTGCTGGTGTCGTCTCACTTGTTTCTCTGATAATGACTGCTGGTTATGCTCACGGGATTATGAGAACTTCGCACTGA